CCGGGATTCGAACGGATCGGACAGCATTGGCGCTGGTAGCTGTGGAGCCGATGACGGGAATCGAACCCGCGTATTCAGCTTGGGAAGCTGATGTTCTGCCATTGAACTACATCGGCTTGGCTGGCTGCACCAGTGATCACGAAGGCTAACACTCGAGCGGCTACGCTCGTCGCGTGCTGCTCTCCGATCGCGACATCAGGGCCGAAATCGCCACCGGACGGTTGGGCATCGACCCCTTCGAGGAAAGCCTGATTCAGCCGTCGAGCGTCGACGTTCGGCTGGACAACCTGTTCCGGGTGTTCAACAACACCCGCTACACCCACATCGACCCGGCGATCCGCCAGGACGATCTCACCACCCTGGTCGAACCCAAGGAGGGCGAGCCGTTCGTACTGCATCCCGGCGAGTTCGTCCTCGGCTCGACGCTCGAGCGCTGCTCCTTGCCCAACGACCTCGCCGGCCGTCTGGAAGGCAAGTCCTCACTCGGTCGCCTCGGGCTGTTGACACACTCGACGGCCGGGTTCATCGACCCCGGCTTCACCGGCCACATCACGCTGGAACTGTCCAACGTCGCGAACCTGCCGATAACCCTGTGGACCGGCATGAAGATCGGCCAGCTCTGCCTGCTGCGGCTGACCAGCCCCGCCGAACATCCCTACGGCAGCTCGCAGGCCGGCTCGAAATACCAGGGCCAGCGCGGCCCGACCCCGTCGCGGTCGTACCAGAACTTCATCAAGTCCAGCTGAAACGGGCACGACGGAGCCGTGAGCTTTCGGTAACTGCGGCGAAACACGAAACATGCCGGAAACACTTTTGCCGCGCAGCTGAAACGTAGGGCCGAAATGCTCTCTCCGAACTTCGCCGAAGGAGCTGACGTGCCCGAGATAGATCCCGCCGCGACCGCATGGCTGCTGGCCGCCACCGCGATGGTCCTGCTGATGACCCCCGGTCTGGCCATCTTCTACGGCGGCATGGTCCGCACCACCGGCGTGCTCAACATGATCATGATGTGCTTCATCTCGATCCCGGCATGCACTGTCGCCTGGCTGTTGCTCGGCTACACCGTCGCGTTCTCCGAGGACGCGGGCGGTGGGCTGATCGGAAACCTCTCGCACTTCGGCATGCTCGGTATCGATCCGACGACCGTCCGCGGGTCGGTGCCCGAACTCCTTTTCGCCACTTTCCAACTCACCTTCGCGATCGTCACCGCAGCACTCGTCAGCGGCGCCATCGCCGACCGTGCCCGGTTCTCCGCGTGGGTGGTCTTCGTTCCGCTGTGGACCGTCGCCGTGTACGCCGTGGTGGCGCACTGGGTTTGGGGTCCTGACGGCTGGCTCTTCAACCTCGGTGTTCTCGACTACGCCGGCGGCCTGGTCGTCGAAATCGTCTCCGGTGCTTCGGCTTTGGCGCTGGCGCTGGTACTCGGACCCCGCATCGGCTTCAAAAAGGACGCGATGCGCCCGCACAATCTGCCCTTCGTCCTGCTCGGTGCGGGCCTGCTGTGGTTCGGCTGGTTCGGGTTCAACGCCGGCTCGGCACTGGCGGCCAACGGCACCGCGGCGGCGGTCTTCCTCAACACGTTGGTCGCGGGCTGCCTCGGCATGCTCGGCTGGATCACGGTCGAGCGGTTCCGCGACGGTAAGCCGACGACCTTCGGCGCCGCCTCGGGTGTGGTCGCCGGCCTGGTCGCGATCACACCGTCGTGCGGGACGGTCAACACGCTCGGTGCCATCGTCGTGGGTCTGGCGGCGGGCATCATCTGCTCGTATGCAGTCGGCCTGAAGTTCCGGTTTGGCTACGACGACTCGCTCGACGTCGTCGGCGTGCACTACGTCGGCGGGCTCGTCGGTGTGCTGCTCATCGGATTCCTGGCCGCAGAGGTGATGACCGCCGGCCCCGAGGGCCTGTTCTACGGTGGCGGACTCGCCCAGCTGGGCAAGCAGGCCCTCGCGGCCCTGGTGGTGACCCTCTACGCCTTCACCGTCTCGTACGCGCTGGCCAAGATCATCGATCGCGTCCTCGGGTTCCGCGTCAGCCCCGAGGACGAGACGACGGGCGTCGACTTCACCCAGCACGCCGAGACCGCATACGCCGAGGGCGTGCACGGGCACCAGCCCGGTCGTCGACCGACTCCCGGCGGTCCTGGCGCTGTAGGACAGCGCACCGAGACCGCGGACGACAGCGCGGACTGACAGTTCCCAGGACATCTTTCTTACCGTTTGAACGGCCTCGCGCATCCGGCCGTTGACCCGAGTAGGGTCGTAGTACCGGCGTCGTCGGGGCGCCGGAGCTGCCACAGATCCGGCCACGACTCGATTGTTGTCAGCAAATGCGTTTTGGGATGTAACGCACCTGCAGATCACGTCGATGAAGTACTAGTGGTCGGCTCGTGCGGAATGCGGGGTCCATCAAAGAACTTGACCGATTAGCAAACTTATTTGGAGGAGTAAGTGGACATCGTATTGGGTGTGTCTACGACACCTACGACGGTCCGCATGGTGCTGGTCGAAGGGGAAAAGGGCGACGGAGTAACCGTCGACCACGACTCGTTCGACGTCGCCTCTAAGGAAGGCTCGGCTAACTCGGCGGCCGATCAGGTTGTCGAAGCGGTGCTGGGCACCCAGGAGAGCGCGGCAACCGGCGGTCACCACCTCAAGGCGATCGGCGTCACCTGGAGCGACCACAGCGAGGGTGCGGCACTGCGCGATGCGCTGGCCGCCAAGGGCTTGGACGACGTGATGTTGGTGTCCGCGAGCCACGCCGCGGCGTCACTGGCGCAGGCGGCGGGCCGCGCGGTCGGATACGCGACCACTGCACTGCTGTTCATCGACCGTGACAGCGCCACGCTGTCGGTCGTCCAGACCGACGACGGCTCGGTCGTGAAGGTGCTGAGCAGCAGTCTGCACAGCGAGGACGCGATGGGAGTGCTGTCCGAGATGGCCGCCGCCGTCGACGCGCAGGATTCGCCACCGCAGGGCATGTTCGTCGTCGGCTCCGGCGTCGACGTGTCCTCGGTCAAGGAACACCTCCGGCACCTGGTCAGCCTTCCGGTCAGCGCGCCGGACGAACCCGAACTCGCCCTCGCCCGCGGTGCGGCCCTGGCCGCCGCCAACGCTCCGGCAATGGAGTCGTCCACCGTCGGCCTGGCGTATTCGCTGGACCCCGACGGCACCACCGCAGGCTCGGTTCTCGCCGGCCTTGCCAATGCGGAGACGCAGCTGCGGGCGGTCGGCTCCGATGGGGCGGCCCTCGGTGACTATGACCCCCAGACCGACATGCAGCTGGCCGAGCCCGAGCGCAAGCCGTTCCTGCTGGTCGGCAGCGCGCTGACGTCCATCTTCGTCGTCGGCGTGGTGGCGCTGGTCATTTCCTTGGCCGTGAGCATCCGTCCGACGGCCGACCAGCGGCCGAGTCCCGGGCAGAACGCGCTGGTTCCGACCACGGTCGTCCCCGCCGCACCGGCTCCCGCGCCCCCTCCGGCGGCGAAGCCGGTCGAGGCGCCCCCGCCGCCGCCAGCGGCGCAAACCATCAAGCCTCCGGTGCCCGTGGCGCAGCAGGTACCGCAGGCACCGCCGCGGACCGTGTACGTCGAGGCGCCGCCACCCGCGGCACCACCGCCGCCTGCGGCACCGCCACCGGCGCCCGCGGCTCCGGTTCCCGTGCCGGCGCCAGCCCCGGTCTACACGCCGCCGCCGGTCTACAACCCACCGCCGTACTACCGGCCGTGGACGCCCCCGTGGCGCCCGACGTATGTGCAGCCGAAGCCGTGGACTCCGCCATGGAGCCCGCCGTGGGACGACGAGCCCGAGACCCCGCAGCTGCCCGAGATTCCGCAGATCCCCCAGCAGCCGCAGGTGCCGCAGATCCCGCAGTACCCGCAGCAGCAGTACCCGCAGTCACCGTCACGGAACGGTTCCGGGGACGGCGCCAATTCGCGCGGTGGTCCTCAATACCCGGGTTCGGGATACCCGGGATCGGGTTCGTCCGGCCGTGGCGGTGGCGGAAACAACTGCTTCCTGATCTTCTGCAGCTGAGACGAGCCGCGTTCACTCGTAACCTAGCGTTGGTGTGTTGCTAAGTGTCGCGTAGCAGTTAGCTCATCGCGGCTGCATACAAGGGTGGTATGCGATGCGCAGTATTCGGCACGGGCTATCTCGGAGCGACACACGCCGCCGGCATGGCCGAAATCGGGCACGACGTGATCGGTGTCGACATCGACCCCGGGAAGATCGCCAAGCTCGCCTCCGGCGACATTCCGTTCTACGAACCCGGCCTGCGAAAGATGTTGAGCGACAACATCGCTGCTGGTCGCCTCCGCTTCACCACCGATTACGACGCCGCGGCCGAGTTCGCCGACGTCCACTTCCTCGGCGTCGGAACTCCGCAGAAGAAGGGTGAATACGGCGCGGATCTGCGGCATGTACACGCCGTCATCGACACGCTCGTGCCGCGCCTGGCTCGATCGGCGGTCATCGTCGGAAAGTCCACGGTCCCGGTGGGCACCGCCGCCGAACTCGCCGAACGGGCGCGGGCATTGGCGCCGGCGGGTATTGACGTCGAGGTGGCGTGGAATCCTGAATTCCTGCGTGAAGGGTTCGCCGTACACGACACGCTGCACCCCGATCGGATTGTCCTTGGCGTGCCAAAGAATTCGGTGAACGCCGAAGCTGCCGTGCGTCAACTGTACGCGCCGCTGCTACACGACGACGTGCCGTTCCTGGTCACCGACCTGCAAACCGCCGAACTCGTCAAGGTGTCGGCCAACGCGTTTCTCGCCACGAAGATCTCGTTCATCAATGCGATTTCCGAGGTTTGCGAGGCGGTCGATGCCGACGTCACCATGCTCGCCGACGCGCTGGGTCACGACTCCCGGATCGGGCGGCGATTCCTCAACGCGGGCCTCGGATTCGGCGGCGGCTGCCTGCCCAAGGACATCCGCGCGTTCATGGCGCGTGCCGGTGAGCTCGGCGCCAATCACGCGCTGACGTTTCTTCGTGAGGTGGACAGTATCAACATGCGCCGACGCACCAGGATGGTGGAGCTGGCCACGACCGCGTGCGGCGGTTCGCTTCTCGGCGCCAACGTCGCGGTACTCGGTGCGGCGTTCAAACCCGAGTCCGATGACGTGCGTGACTCGCCGGCACTCAACGTCGCGGGCATGCTGCAACTCAACGGCGCCACCGTCAACGTGTACGACCCCAAGGCGATCGAGAACTCGCAGCGCTTGTTCCCGACGCTGAACTACTCGACGTCGGTGGTGGAGGCCTGTGAACGCGCCGATGCCGTGCTGGTGCTGACCGAATGGCGCGAGTTCGTCGAACTGGACCCCGCCGAGCTGGCCGACACCGTTCACGCCAAAGTCGTTGTGGACGGGCGCAATTGCCTCGATGCCGAGCGGTGGTCCGCCGCGGGCTGGCAGGTGTACTGCCTGGGTAGGAGCCCGCGCGTGGTCAGCTCGCCGTCGCTTGTTTGAGCATTCCGTCAAAGCCCTGCCACAACAGCATGAACACGAGTTCGACGACCCGCTCGCGCGGCACGTCGCGATTCTCGTACCACCAGCTGGCGACGCCGTGACATGCCGCCTGGGTGGCCCTGGCCAGGATCCACGCCGCCTCGTCAACGGTGATGCCCTTCACCGGTTTTGACTCGCCTGCCCCGAATCGGATCAGATCGGCGATACCGGCGGTGCCGCGGTCGGCCAACTCCTGCCGCACTTCGGCGATCTCGGGGTCGGCGGGTACGTCCTGATGGAAGACGCGCCAGATGAACGGATCCTCCTCGACGAACGCGAAGTAGTTCGCGATGCTGGCGCGCACCAGCTCTTCGACCGTCGCGCCTTCGAGGCGACGCAGTGACCGCTCCCGCAGCTGCTCGGCGTGCGCCAGCAGGAGCGTCACGTGCAGGTCGCGCTTGGAGCCGAAGTGGTCGTAGAGCACGGACGGGACGACGCCTGCCCGCGCGGCGATGTCCGACATCTTGGCGGCTGTATACCCGTGCTCGGCGAACACCTCGACGGCCGCGTCGAGGATGCGGGCCCGGCGTTCTTCGGCGGGTATCCGCTTCCTTGCCATACCGAATGATAATTCGGTAGGCTCCGGATCCATAACCGAACCACGATTCGGTAAACCGTGGGGGCGGTGTCGACGGAGCGGAGGCTCATGGCTCAGACCAGGATCAAGCAGTGGATTCACTGGCTCTCCGTGCACGGCCTGATCAGGGGCTTCGCCACGGTCGTAGCTCGTCGGGGCGATCCGCAGGGACGAATGCTCGCCGACCCCACGGTGCGGACGGACCCCATCGCATTCATCGAGGAACTGCGCGCGCGCGGCCCGATAGTCCGATGCCGTGCCCTGTTCATGACTGTCGACCACAAGGTCGTCAACGACCTGCTGCGCTCCGACGACTTCCACGTGTTCCAGATGGGATCGACTCTGCCCAAACCGATTCAGTGGGTGGCAGCACGCACCAAATCCGATCTGCTGCATCCGATTCAGCCACCGTCGATGCTCTCGGTGGAACCGCCTCAGCACACGCGTTATCGCAAGCTGGTGTCATCGGTGTTCACCACACGTGCTGTTGCAGCCCTGCGCGACCGCGTACAGGACGCGGCGAACGCCCTACTGGACGGCCTCACCGAAGCGGGCACCGTGGACATCGTCGATCGGTACTGCTCGCAACTTCCCGTCACGGTCATCGGCGACATCCTCGGGGTGCCCGACGACGCGAGGCCCCGCATCCTCGAGTTCGGTGAACTGGGTGCGCCGAGCCTCGACATCGGTCTGACGTGGACGCAGTACAAGGCGGTCTACCGCGGTATCAGGGGCTTCAACGACTGGCTGTCCAATCACCTGCACGAGCTGAGTCGCAACCCCGGCGACGACTTGATGAGCCAGATCATCGTGGCGTCCCAGGACGCCGAAGGCGGCCCGCTGACTCATCAGGAGTTGCTCGCGACCGCGGGCCTTGTGCTCGCCGCAGGCTTCGAGACGACGGTCAACCTGCTGGGCAACGGGATTCGAATGCTGCTGGACACCCCGGAGCATCTCGACACGTTGGCCGAGCGTCCCGAGCTGTGGCCGACGGCAGTCGAGGAGGTTCTGCGGCTGGATTCGCCGGTGCAACTCAGCGCCCGGATCGCGACGAGGGACATCGAGGTCGAGGGCACCCTGGTGAAGCGCAACGAGGGCGTGATCCTGTACCTCGCCGGCGCCAATCGAGATCCCAACGTCTTCGACGACCCGCATCGCTTCGACATCGAACGCGCCAACGCGGGTAAGCACCTGTCGTTCTCCGGCGGGCGGCACTTCTGCCTCGGTGCGGCGCTGGCGCGCGCCGAAGGTGACGTCGGGCTGAGGACCTTCTTCGAGCGTTTCCCGGATGCGCGACTGGCCGGCGAGGGCAGCCGTCGGGAGACGCGCGTACTGCGCGGATGGTCGTCGCTCCCGATCTCGCTTGGTGAGGCGCGCACCGCTGTAAGTTCGTGACGTGGACTTCCGAGCCGGCCTGCTCGATCAGACCCAAGCGTTCGGCGAACTGATTCGCGCTACCGATCCGTCGACACCGATTCCGACCTGTCCGGGCTGGACAATGCAGCAGTTGTTCCGCCATGTCGGGCGCGGAAACCGGTGGGCCGCGCAGATCGTCGCCGAGCGCCGCAGCCAGCCGCTGGACCCACGCGCTGTACGCGACGGCAAGCCGCCCGACGATCCCGACGCCGCCATCGACTGGCTCAACGGCGGCGTACAGCAGTTGATCATCGCCGTCGAGCAGGTCGGCGCCGACGCCCGCGTGTGGACGTTCAACGGGCCGCGGCCCGCCGGGTTCTGGATCCGCAGGCGGCTGCATGAGGTGCTCGTGCACTCCGCCGACGCCGCGCTCGCATCGGGCGCCGACTTCAACCCGGCACCCGAACTGGCGGCCGACGCGATCAGCGAGTGGATCGAGCTCATGGTCGTACAGGCCGACAAACACGCACCGCCGGTCGACCGTGGGCGCACGCTGCATCTGCACGCCACCGACGCGGATCTCGGGCCGACGGGTGAGTGGACGATCGGCAACGACGAGGACGGTTTGTCCTGGACCCACGACCACGGTAAGGGGGACGTCGCGCTGCGCGGACCGGTCAGGGACCTGCTGCTGGCGATCGTGCGTCGACGCCGGGCGTCAGAGCTCGACATCGAGGTTTTCGGAGACGAGGCGGTGTGGGACGCATGGTTGCAACGCACGCCGTTCTGATTGGCGTATTTTCACGACCATGACCACTTCGGAGATCGCGACCGTCCTCGCTTGGCATGACGCGCTCAACGAGCAGGACCTCGACACCCTCATCCAGGTTTCCAGCGACGACATCGAGTTCGGCGACGCGAGCGGCGCGGGACAGGGACACGCCGCGCTGCGCGAGTGGGCGAATTCCCTGGCGACATCGGCGGCCGTTCCCGGCCGCATGTACGTCCGCGACGGCGTCGTCGTCGCCGAGGAAGAAGACGGAAAGGCGGCGGCGTTCCGTGTCGTGCACGACCACGTCACGTCGGTGTTCCGGCACGACGATCTTGCGTCGGCGCTGGCCGCCACCGAGCTGAGCGAAGGGGATCTGGCGGGCTGATGCGGGGGATCATTCTGGCCGGGGGGTCGGGGACGCGGCTGTATCCGATCACGATGGGTGTGAGCAAGCAGCTGGTGCCGGTGTACGACAAGCCGATGATCTATTACCCGCTGTCCACCTTGATGATGGCGGGGATCCGCGATATCCAGATCATCACCACCGCCGATGACGCACCGGCATTTCACCGATTGCTCGGTGACGGTTCACAATTCGGCATCGACCTCACCTACGCCGTCCAGGAGAAACCCGACGGCCTGGCGCAGGCGTTCATCATCGGCGCCGACCACATCGGAAACGATTCGGTGGCACTGGTGCTGGGGGACAACATCTTCTACGGACCGCGCCTGGGCACCAGCCTCAGCCGATTCCAAGAGGTCAGTGGGGGTGCGGTTTTCGCCTACTGGGTCGCCAACCCTTCCGCGTACGGCGTGGTCGAGTTCAGCGACGACGGCCTCGCGCTTTCGCTGGAGGAGAAGCCCGAGACGCCGAAGTCGCATTACGCGGTGCCGGGGCTGTACTTCTACGACAACGACGTCATCGAGATCGCACGCGGGCTGAAGCCCTCGGCGCGAGGCGAATACGAGATCACCGACATCAATCAGATGTACCTCAATCAGGGCCGGCTATCGGTCGAGGTGCTTGCCCGCGGCACGGCGTGGCTGGACACCGGAACGTTCGACTCGCTGCTCGATGCCGGCGACTATGTGCGCACCATCGAGCGCAGGCAGGGTTTGAAGATCAGCGTCCCCGAGGAAGTCGCGTGGCAGGTCGGCTTCATCGACGACGAGCAGTTGGCCGCGCGCGCAAAAACTCTGCTCAAGTCCGGCTATGGCCGGTACCTGCTGGGCCTGCTGGAGCGCTAGTAGGCGTCGCGAGCACCGCGGCGATCGCCGTTGTCAGCGGCACAGACAGCGCCAGAGCGATGCCACCGACTGCCGACCGTGCGATCTCGATGGCCACGCTTTCGCTGGTCAGCACGTCACCCAGCGAGCGGTTGGCAACGCTGAACAACAGCAGCAGCGGAAGAGCGCTACCCGCGTAGGCCAGCACCAGCGTGTAGACGGTGCTGGCGATGTGGTCACGCCCCACTCGCATGGCGCCGACGAACACCGCCCGGCGTGAAGTGCCCTCCAGCGCGGCCAACTCGAACGCCGTCGACGCCTGGGTGACGGTGACGTCGTTGAGCACGCCGAGCGAACCGACGATGAACCCGGCCAGCAACAGCCCGGTGATCGACACGTTGCCCAGGTACGTCGCGACGGCGTTGTTCTCCTCTTCGGAGAGACCGGTCAGATGAGTCAACTCGATTGCGGCCCAGGACAACAAGGCGGCCAACAGGAGCGACGCCAGTGTGCCGAGCAACGCCGCGCTGGTGCGAAGGCTGACGCCATGCGCCAGGTAGATCACCGCGTAGAGGATCACCGACGACGCCACCAACGCGACGGGGATGGCGGCGGCCCCGTCGCGCAGGGCAGGCAGCATGAACGCGACCAGCACCAGAAATGCGACGACGATCCCGATCAGCGCGCGTAGTCCGCGCCAGCGGGCGACCGCGACGACCACCACCGCGAAAGCGACGGCCAGTCCGATCAACGGCCACGTCCGCTCGTAGTCGTAGAACGAGTAGGTCGTGGTGCCGGTCGGGTCGACCTGGCGGGTGATCCGAATCTGGTCGCCGACCGCGAGCTGTGGCTGGCCGGTCCCGCCGCTGAACTCCAGCAGGGTGTTGGCGCCCGCGTTCGGACCCGAATCGATCGCGATGAATGCCTGCACGCATGGGGTGCCCTCACCCTCGGCGGGGGCGGGAGGGGTTGTCAGCACCGAGCCCACCGACTGGTAGCCGCAGGTCGACGCGGTGGTGGACACCACGTGCCCGGCCTCGGTGGTGACAGCGCCGCCCTCGGCGTTCTGGAACGGCAGCGGGATGTCGACCTTCTGCTGACTGGGCCACAGCCATGCGGCCCCGGCCAGGGTCACCACGCCGATGGCGATCAGCAGTCCGACGACGACCTTGGCGGCCAGCGGTCCCAGCGGAGACGGTCCGCTCAGGGAGTGGGAATGGGCGTGCGAGTGCGTCACCCGCAACAGGGTAGGGGGGTTACCTGATTCCTGCGGTCGTGGGAGCTATACCGGTTCGAGTGTCAGCGCCTGATCGCTCAGCTGGTCGAGGGATCTGGACAGCAGGCGCGACACATGCATCTGAGAGATACCGAGGCGCTCGGCGATCTGTGTCTGTGTCATGTTCTCGAAGAATCGCAGCATGAGCACGTGTTGC
The sequence above is drawn from the Mycobacterium gallinarum genome and encodes:
- a CDS encoding DUF7159 family protein gives rise to the protein MDIVLGVSTTPTTVRMVLVEGEKGDGVTVDHDSFDVASKEGSANSAADQVVEAVLGTQESAATGGHHLKAIGVTWSDHSEGAALRDALAAKGLDDVMLVSASHAAASLAQAAGRAVGYATTALLFIDRDSATLSVVQTDDGSVVKVLSSSLHSEDAMGVLSEMAAAVDAQDSPPQGMFVVGSGVDVSSVKEHLRHLVSLPVSAPDEPELALARGAALAAANAPAMESSTVGLAYSLDPDGTTAGSVLAGLANAETQLRAVGSDGAALGDYDPQTDMQLAEPERKPFLLVGSALTSIFVVGVVALVISLAVSIRPTADQRPSPGQNALVPTTVVPAAPAPAPPPAAKPVEAPPPPPAAQTIKPPVPVAQQVPQAPPRTVYVEAPPPAAPPPPAAPPPAPAAPVPVPAPAPVYTPPPVYNPPPYYRPWTPPWRPTYVQPKPWTPPWSPPWDDEPETPQLPEIPQIPQQPQVPQIPQYPQQQYPQSPSRNGSGDGANSRGGPQYPGSGYPGSGSSGRGGGGNNCFLIFCS
- the dcd gene encoding dCTP deaminase, yielding MLLSDRDIRAEIATGRLGIDPFEESLIQPSSVDVRLDNLFRVFNNTRYTHIDPAIRQDDLTTLVEPKEGEPFVLHPGEFVLGSTLERCSLPNDLAGRLEGKSSLGRLGLLTHSTAGFIDPGFTGHITLELSNVANLPITLWTGMKIGQLCLLRLTSPAEHPYGSSQAGSKYQGQRGPTPSRSYQNFIKSS
- a CDS encoding TetR/AcrR family transcriptional regulator, which produces MARKRIPAEERRARILDAAVEVFAEHGYTAAKMSDIAARAGVVPSVLYDHFGSKRDLHVTLLLAHAEQLRERSLRRLEGATVEELVRASIANYFAFVEEDPFIWRVFHQDVPADPEIAEVRQELADRGTAGIADLIRFGAGESKPVKGITVDEAAWILARATQAACHGVASWWYENRDVPRERVVELVFMLLWQGFDGMLKQATAS
- a CDS encoding nuclear transport factor 2 family protein → MTTSEIATVLAWHDALNEQDLDTLIQVSSDDIEFGDASGAGQGHAALREWANSLATSAAVPGRMYVRDGVVVAEEEDGKAAAFRVVHDHVTSVFRHDDLASALAATELSEGDLAG
- a CDS encoding cytochrome P450; this encodes MAQTRIKQWIHWLSVHGLIRGFATVVARRGDPQGRMLADPTVRTDPIAFIEELRARGPIVRCRALFMTVDHKVVNDLLRSDDFHVFQMGSTLPKPIQWVAARTKSDLLHPIQPPSMLSVEPPQHTRYRKLVSSVFTTRAVAALRDRVQDAANALLDGLTEAGTVDIVDRYCSQLPVTVIGDILGVPDDARPRILEFGELGAPSLDIGLTWTQYKAVYRGIRGFNDWLSNHLHELSRNPGDDLMSQIIVASQDAEGGPLTHQELLATAGLVLAAGFETTVNLLGNGIRMLLDTPEHLDTLAERPELWPTAVEEVLRLDSPVQLSARIATRDIEVEGTLVKRNEGVILYLAGANRDPNVFDDPHRFDIERANAGKHLSFSGGRHFCLGAALARAEGDVGLRTFFERFPDARLAGEGSRRETRVLRGWSSLPISLGEARTAVSS
- a CDS encoding ammonium transporter — protein: MPEIDPAATAWLLAATAMVLLMTPGLAIFYGGMVRTTGVLNMIMMCFISIPACTVAWLLLGYTVAFSEDAGGGLIGNLSHFGMLGIDPTTVRGSVPELLFATFQLTFAIVTAALVSGAIADRARFSAWVVFVPLWTVAVYAVVAHWVWGPDGWLFNLGVLDYAGGLVVEIVSGASALALALVLGPRIGFKKDAMRPHNLPFVLLGAGLLWFGWFGFNAGSALAANGTAAAVFLNTLVAGCLGMLGWITVERFRDGKPTTFGAASGVVAGLVAITPSCGTVNTLGAIVVGLAAGIICSYAVGLKFRFGYDDSLDVVGVHYVGGLVGVLLIGFLAAEVMTAGPEGLFYGGGLAQLGKQALAALVVTLYAFTVSYALAKIIDRVLGFRVSPEDETTGVDFTQHAETAYAEGVHGHQPGRRPTPGGPGAVGQRTETADDSAD
- a CDS encoding maleylpyruvate isomerase family mycothiol-dependent enzyme; the encoded protein is MDFRAGLLDQTQAFGELIRATDPSTPIPTCPGWTMQQLFRHVGRGNRWAAQIVAERRSQPLDPRAVRDGKPPDDPDAAIDWLNGGVQQLIIAVEQVGADARVWTFNGPRPAGFWIRRRLHEVLVHSADAALASGADFNPAPELAADAISEWIELMVVQADKHAPPVDRGRTLHLHATDADLGPTGEWTIGNDEDGLSWTHDHGKGDVALRGPVRDLLLAIVRRRRASELDIEVFGDEAVWDAWLQRTPF
- a CDS encoding UDP-glucose dehydrogenase family protein, translated to MRCAVFGTGYLGATHAAGMAEIGHDVIGVDIDPGKIAKLASGDIPFYEPGLRKMLSDNIAAGRLRFTTDYDAAAEFADVHFLGVGTPQKKGEYGADLRHVHAVIDTLVPRLARSAVIVGKSTVPVGTAAELAERARALAPAGIDVEVAWNPEFLREGFAVHDTLHPDRIVLGVPKNSVNAEAAVRQLYAPLLHDDVPFLVTDLQTAELVKVSANAFLATKISFINAISEVCEAVDADVTMLADALGHDSRIGRRFLNAGLGFGGGCLPKDIRAFMARAGELGANHALTFLREVDSINMRRRTRMVELATTACGGSLLGANVAVLGAAFKPESDDVRDSPALNVAGMLQLNGATVNVYDPKAIENSQRLFPTLNYSTSVVEACERADAVLVLTEWREFVELDPAELADTVHAKVVVDGRNCLDAERWSAAGWQVYCLGRSPRVVSSPSLV
- the rfbA gene encoding glucose-1-phosphate thymidylyltransferase RfbA, with protein sequence MRGIILAGGSGTRLYPITMGVSKQLVPVYDKPMIYYPLSTLMMAGIRDIQIITTADDAPAFHRLLGDGSQFGIDLTYAVQEKPDGLAQAFIIGADHIGNDSVALVLGDNIFYGPRLGTSLSRFQEVSGGAVFAYWVANPSAYGVVEFSDDGLALSLEEKPETPKSHYAVPGLYFYDNDVIEIARGLKPSARGEYEITDINQMYLNQGRLSVEVLARGTAWLDTGTFDSLLDAGDYVRTIERRQGLKISVPEEVAWQVGFIDDEQLAARAKTLLKSGYGRYLLGLLER
- a CDS encoding YibE/F family protein; its protein translation is MTHSHAHSHSLSGPSPLGPLAAKVVVGLLIAIGVVTLAGAAWLWPSQQKVDIPLPFQNAEGGAVTTEAGHVVSTTASTCGYQSVGSVLTTPPAPAEGEGTPCVQAFIAIDSGPNAGANTLLEFSGGTGQPQLAVGDQIRITRQVDPTGTTTYSFYDYERTWPLIGLAVAFAVVVVAVARWRGLRALIGIVVAFLVLVAFMLPALRDGAAAIPVALVASSVILYAVIYLAHGVSLRTSAALLGTLASLLLAALLSWAAIELTHLTGLSEEENNAVATYLGNVSITGLLLAGFIVGSLGVLNDVTVTQASTAFELAALEGTSRRAVFVGAMRVGRDHIASTVYTLVLAYAGSALPLLLLFSVANRSLGDVLTSESVAIEIARSAVGGIALALSVPLTTAIAAVLATPTSAPAGPAGTGHSRT